Proteins from one Clostridiales bacterium genomic window:
- a CDS encoding thioesterase — MEGREREARFVVAKEDTALIVGSGTLLVLATPRLISKIENLAMSMVQEELGEGETTVGTNVNINHIRATPVGCCVKVVSKVVKVDGRKIVYEVCAYDDVEKIAEGTHERYIVDVDRFFLKAQKKLQ; from the coding sequence GTGGAAGGCAGAGAAAGAGAAGCACGGTTTGTTGTTGCAAAAGAAGATACGGCATTGATTGTAGGCAGTGGTACACTTTTAGTGTTGGCCACACCTAGATTGATTTCGAAAATTGAGAATTTGGCGATGAGTATGGTGCAAGAAGAATTAGGAGAAGGTGAAACAACAGTGGGCACGAATGTTAATATAAATCATATAAGGGCAACTCCTGTTGGTTGTTGTGTTAAGGTTGTTTCAAAGGTTGTAAAAGTTGATGGAAGAAAGATAGTATATGAAGTTTGTGCATATGATGATGTGGAGAAAATTGCAGAAGGGACCCATGAGAGATATATAGTTGACGTAGATAGATTTTTCTTAAAAGCTCAAAAGAAATTGCAATAA
- a CDS encoding peptidase S8, producing the protein MFNSKNIRSGIFTILVSAVMLMLGCTNVYANAYRKGEIIVKYKKNKQQPQNRAFFVNGTKLTMSCIDDDHSYYYVKEDNMDQVLEKCKENPDIEYAQPNYVYSIRYTTSDPFLTYEWGLDQINAHKVWDLNGTDNPPMIAVVDTGVNVQHLDLKSNIVKGYNIVDGTTDVRDDCGHGTHIAGIAAAVTNNSTGIAGVSGNSKILPVKVLDQEGNGYSSDIAAGIKWAADNGAKIINLSLGGSNYDNYLKEAVEYAIKKGCIVVAAAGNEGTYRPTYPAAFEGVIAVAAVDSKNQICNFSNFGRYIDIAAPGLDIYSTSKDGGYEYKSGTSMACAFVSGAIALVWGGSPDKTAAEIEEIIKESANKVDISPTIDYDIGSGVLDAYGAYKMAKDESGSETKYCTVTDVERIVEEIVEKKLNERLGNIITTNPTNNTGNTSNPFNPFNPFNPTRPTRPSR; encoded by the coding sequence ATGTTTAATTCTAAAAACATAAGAAGTGGTATATTCACTATTTTAGTATCAGCTGTTATGTTAATGCTAGGCTGTACCAATGTGTACGCCAATGCTTATAGAAAAGGAGAAATAATAGTGAAGTATAAAAAGAACAAACAACAGCCACAAAATAGAGCTTTTTTTGTAAACGGAACAAAACTTACAATGTCGTGTATAGATGATGATCACTCATATTATTATGTTAAGGAAGATAATATGGATCAAGTTTTAGAAAAGTGTAAAGAAAATCCTGATATAGAATATGCACAACCTAATTATGTGTATAGCATAAGGTATACAACAAGTGATCCGTTTTTAACATACGAATGGGGATTAGATCAAATAAATGCCCATAAGGTATGGGATTTAAATGGAACGGATAATCCACCTATGATAGCAGTTGTAGATACAGGTGTTAATGTACAACACTTGGATTTAAAGAGTAACATTGTTAAAGGATACAACATAGTAGATGGAACAACAGATGTTAGAGATGATTGTGGGCATGGTACACACATAGCAGGCATAGCAGCAGCCGTAACAAATAATTCTACAGGTATAGCTGGAGTTTCAGGTAATTCAAAAATTCTTCCAGTTAAAGTATTAGATCAAGAAGGAAATGGATATAGTTCAGATATAGCGGCTGGTATAAAGTGGGCAGCAGATAACGGAGCAAAGATAATAAACTTAAGTCTTGGCGGATCTAACTATGACAATTATCTAAAAGAGGCAGTTGAATATGCTATTAAAAAAGGATGTATAGTTGTAGCAGCAGCTGGTAATGAGGGAACTTATAGACCAACATATCCTGCAGCATTCGAGGGAGTTATAGCAGTGGCAGCGGTAGATAGCAAAAATCAGATATGTAATTTCTCCAATTTTGGAAGATACATAGATATAGCAGCACCAGGTCTTGATATATATAGTACAAGTAAGGATGGTGGATACGAGTACAAATCAGGTACATCAATGGCGTGTGCATTTGTATCAGGTGCAATAGCACTAGTATGGGGTGGATCACCAGATAAGACAGCTGCGGAGATAGAAGAGATTATAAAAGAATCAGCAAATAAAGTGGATATATCTCCAACTATAGATTATGATATTGGTTCTGGAGTATTAGATGCATATGGTGCATATAAAATGGCTAAGGATGAAAGTGGAAGCGAAACTAAATATTGTACAGTTACTGATGTAGAAAGAATAGTTGAAGAAATAGTAGAGAAAAAGTTAAATGAAAGACTAGGTAACATAATTACAACTAATCCAACTAATAATACAGGGAATACATCTAATCCGTTTAACCCATTTAACCCATTTAATCCAACAAGGCCAACAAGACCATCAAGATAG
- the dnaB gene encoding replicative DNA helicase, with product MADKKELMGRVPPQNIEAEQSVLGAMLLDKDIIPLVMEILGSEHFYRQDHKEIFDAMMELFEAAKPVDIITVSERLALKGTLESVGGLEYISELSNIVPSSENAGYYAKIVKEKSIRRDLIKVSSNILNLGYDSSDEINALLEQAEKGIFKVSQDMATKGVVPIKEVLVDTFDKLEGLYNNKDDVSGIPTGFKDLDYKLSGLQNSDLVLIAARPAMGKTSFALNIAQNIAIKKNVPVAIFSLEMSKEQLVTRMLCCEAMVDASKMKTGKLEDDDWAKIAGVLGTLSDAPIYIDDTPGTSVSEIGAKCRKLKLEKNLGVVVIDYLQLMKGRGRSESRQQEISEISRSLKILAKELNIPVITLSQLSRAAEQRQDHRPMLSDLRESGAIEQDADIVMFLYREDYYNEATEKKNISEVIIAKHRNGSTGTIELAWLSQYTKFGNLNKSVR from the coding sequence ATGGCGGATAAAAAAGAGTTAATGGGAAGAGTGCCACCACAAAATATAGAAGCAGAACAGTCTGTATTAGGAGCGATGCTGCTAGATAAGGACATTATACCATTGGTTATGGAAATATTGGGTAGTGAGCATTTTTACAGACAAGATCATAAAGAAATATTTGATGCTATGATGGAGCTGTTTGAAGCGGCTAAACCTGTGGATATAATTACAGTATCGGAGAGATTAGCGCTTAAGGGAACACTTGAGAGTGTTGGAGGGCTAGAGTATATATCAGAGCTTTCCAATATTGTGCCATCTTCCGAAAATGCGGGTTACTATGCAAAAATAGTAAAAGAAAAGAGCATAAGAAGAGATTTAATAAAAGTATCATCAAATATATTAAACTTAGGATATGATTCTTCAGATGAGATAAATGCGTTGTTGGAACAAGCGGAAAAAGGTATATTTAAAGTATCGCAAGATATGGCCACCAAGGGGGTTGTTCCAATAAAGGAAGTGCTTGTTGACACCTTTGATAAATTAGAGGGTTTGTACAATAATAAAGATGATGTTAGTGGTATACCAACAGGATTTAAGGATTTGGACTATAAATTATCAGGGTTACAAAATTCGGATTTGGTATTAATAGCAGCAAGGCCGGCCATGGGAAAAACATCATTTGCATTAAATATTGCGCAAAATATTGCAATAAAGAAGAATGTGCCGGTTGCGATATTTAGTTTGGAGATGTCTAAAGAGCAATTAGTTACCAGGATGCTTTGTTGTGAAGCAATGGTTGATGCTAGTAAAATGAAAACAGGAAAGCTTGAGGATGACGACTGGGCGAAAATTGCGGGGGTATTAGGAACGTTGTCTGATGCTCCAATATACATAGATGATACGCCAGGCACGTCGGTATCTGAAATTGGAGCAAAGTGTAGGAAATTAAAGCTTGAAAAAAATTTAGGTGTGGTAGTTATAGATTATTTGCAGCTTATGAAGGGCCGAGGCAGAAGTGAAAGTAGACAGCAAGAGATATCTGAAATATCTAGGTCATTAAAAATATTGGCAAAGGAATTAAATATACCAGTGATTACATTGTCGCAGCTAAGTCGTGCAGCGGAACAGAGACAAGATCATAGGCCAATGCTAAGTGACTTAAGAGAATCAGGAGCTATAGAGCAAGATGCGGACATAGTTATGTTTTTGTACAGAGAGGACTATTATAATGAAGCGACAGAAAAGAAAAATATTTCTGAAGTTATAATAGCAAAGCATAGGAATGGATCGACAGGTACAATAGAGTTAGCTTGGCTTAGTCAGTATACGAAATTTGGGAATTTGAATAAGAGTGTGAGGTAA
- a CDS encoding 50S ribosomal protein L9, with translation MKVILKKDVKSVGKVEQLVDVSDGYAKNYLIPKGLAVVADAKNVNIMKTKKAAEEKRIEKEKKSAKELQKKLKDVTVEIKAKSGGAGRLFGSITSKDIVEKLYADFAIDIDKRKLSSDAIKTLGEHIIDVKLYTGINAKLKVKVTEE, from the coding sequence ATGAAGGTCATATTGAAAAAAGATGTAAAGAGTGTGGGCAAGGTAGAGCAGTTAGTTGATGTTAGTGATGGTTATGCAAAGAATTATTTAATTCCCAAGGGATTGGCTGTGGTTGCGGATGCAAAGAATGTCAATATCATGAAAACAAAAAAAGCGGCAGAAGAAAAAAGAATAGAGAAAGAAAAGAAAAGTGCAAAAGAATTACAGAAAAAGTTAAAGGATGTTACAGTAGAGATAAAAGCTAAATCTGGTGGTGCAGGAAGATTATTTGGATCAATAACTAGTAAAGATATAGTTGAAAAATTATATGCTGATTTTGCTATAGACATAGACAAAAGAAAATTGAGCAGTGATGCTATAAAAACATTGGGTGAGCACATAATAGATGTAAAATTATATACTGGAATAAATGCAAAATTAAAAGTGAAGGTGACAGAAGAATAA
- the ftsH gene encoding ATP-dependent zinc metalloprotease FtsH translates to MKNGFKDIAFYILLILMILFTFSLFTNTSNVKEWSYSRLIQELENGNVGSITLQEMKASVKLKGDKKEVEYSVYVPDVSSLIREISDDMKEGKVDFLYKLPPQLPWWVSMIIPVALLIVTLAIFWVFFFQQAQGGGNRVMSFGKSKAKMISDDKKKVTFGDVAGADEEKEELEEIVEFLKMPKKFIDLGARIPKGVLLVGPPGTGKTLLAKAVSGEAGVPFFSISGSDFVEMFVGVGASRVRDLFEQAKRNAPSIIFIDEIDAVGRHRGAGLGGGHDEREQTLNQLLVEMDGFGVNEGVIILAATNRPDILDPALLRPGRFDRRVVVGLPDIKGREAVLRVHARNKPLGEDVDLADLAKITPGFTGADLENLLNEAALLSARQSKTEIGMGEIKEATFKVMLGPEKKSKVMTEQEKRLTAYHEAGHAIAVRAVSTTNKVERISIIPTGMAGGYTTYKPDEDRSYITKSHLVQEIVVALGGRAAEELMLKEVSTGAANDLSNANRTARNMIMKYGMSHSLPNMVFGGEAGEVFIGRDLAQTKDYSEEVAAAIDKEVKALLKKAYDDTLQILKANQKVLEVLADRLMEKEKIEAVEFETIFLENDGNVFRYTV, encoded by the coding sequence TTGAAAAACGGATTTAAAGATATTGCATTTTATATATTATTAATATTGATGATACTCTTTACATTTAGCCTGTTTACAAACACAAGCAATGTAAAAGAGTGGAGTTATTCGAGATTGATACAGGAGTTAGAGAATGGTAATGTTGGTTCTATAACATTACAAGAAATGAAGGCTAGTGTTAAACTAAAAGGAGATAAGAAAGAGGTTGAGTATTCAGTATATGTTCCAGATGTTTCATCATTGATAAGAGAAATTTCAGATGATATGAAAGAGGGAAAGGTAGATTTTTTATATAAATTGCCGCCACAGTTACCATGGTGGGTATCTATGATAATACCGGTGGCATTGTTGATTGTTACACTTGCGATATTTTGGGTGTTTTTCTTTCAACAAGCGCAAGGTGGAGGGAATAGGGTAATGTCATTTGGCAAGAGTAAGGCCAAGATGATATCTGATGATAAGAAGAAGGTGACGTTTGGGGATGTCGCTGGGGCAGATGAAGAGAAAGAAGAACTAGAAGAGATAGTTGAATTTTTAAAGATGCCAAAGAAATTTATAGATCTAGGTGCAAGAATTCCAAAAGGAGTGTTGTTAGTGGGCCCTCCAGGTACAGGAAAGACACTTTTGGCGAAAGCTGTTTCAGGAGAGGCTGGAGTACCATTTTTCAGTATAAGTGGATCAGACTTTGTCGAGATGTTTGTTGGAGTTGGAGCATCAAGAGTGAGGGATTTATTCGAACAAGCGAAGAGGAATGCTCCAAGTATAATATTTATAGATGAGATTGATGCAGTGGGAAGACATAGGGGAGCAGGCCTTGGTGGAGGTCATGACGAGAGAGAACAAACTTTAAATCAGTTATTAGTCGAGATGGATGGATTTGGTGTAAATGAGGGTGTTATTATATTGGCGGCAACCAATAGGCCAGATATATTAGACCCAGCTCTTTTAAGACCGGGCAGATTTGATAGAAGAGTTGTTGTAGGTTTACCAGACATAAAAGGAAGGGAAGCTGTTCTTAGGGTTCATGCAAGGAACAAACCGCTGGGAGAGGATGTAGATTTGGCTGACTTGGCAAAAATTACACCAGGATTTACAGGAGCCGATCTTGAGAACTTATTAAATGAGGCGGCACTATTGTCAGCAAGACAAAGTAAGACCGAAATCGGCATGGGTGAGATAAAAGAGGCTACGTTTAAGGTTATGTTAGGGCCAGAAAAGAAGAGCAAGGTTATGACAGAGCAAGAAAAGAGGCTTACAGCATATCACGAGGCTGGTCATGCTATTGCAGTTAGGGCAGTATCAACAACAAATAAAGTTGAAAGAATTTCTATTATACCAACAGGTATGGCGGGAGGATATACAACATATAAACCAGATGAGGACAGAAGTTATATTACAAAGAGTCATTTGGTGCAAGAGATAGTTGTTGCATTAGGAGGAAGAGCAGCAGAAGAGCTTATGCTAAAAGAGGTTAGTACAGGAGCGGCTAATGATTTAAGCAATGCCAATAGGACAGCAAGGAATATGATAATGAAGTATGGTATGAGTCATAGCTTGCCCAATATGGTGTTTGGAGGGGAAGCAGGAGAGGTCTTTATTGGAAGAGATTTGGCACAAACCAAAGATTACAGTGAAGAAGTTGCGGCTGCTATAGATAAGGAAGTAAAGGCGTTGTTGAAAAAAGCATATGATGACACATTGCAAATACTAAAGGCAAATCAAAAAGTATTGGAAGTTTTGGCTGATAGATTGATGGAAAAAGAAAAGATAGAGGCCGTTGAATTTGAGACAATATTCTTAGAGAACGATGGAAATGTATTTAGATATACTGTGTAG
- the tilS gene encoding tRNA lysidine(34) synthetase TilS, producing the protein MYNNIERKVYNFIQEKSLIVENDHVIVGVSGGADSTCLLYLLNKLSKRLNLKLTAIHINHMIRGDEALRDERHVVDFCRELNIDIIVERIDVIKLAKDRKISTEEAGRNARYSTFYKYKDKLGAQKIAVAHNKNDNVETVIMNIVRGSGLDGLGGIDAQRDVIVRPIITLSRDEIEKYCQLEDLDYVVDSTNCEVIYTRNKVRLKLIKEIDDMFDVDIVSKIDRMSYLVREDNSFIEGVVEEKFDECVIETNDSSVLLDVEKLRLLHKAIQRRVLRRAIVKVNKVINKIEYKHIEDMLKLICVNKSGLWLDLPQGIGAYRDYNRLKICKKPKKEVIENKEIDIDILVGDTKIQIDDRWVLEIEVLDLGQEKKVNDAYTKYFDYDILSEGLKLRQRRNGDKFRPINFNGTKKLKKYFIDKKISKPERDKMYLLAKGSEIIWIIGENVSEKFRVTKYSKKIVRFTLASVI; encoded by the coding sequence ATGTATAATAATATAGAGAGAAAAGTGTATAATTTTATACAAGAAAAAAGCTTGATAGTTGAGAATGATCATGTTATAGTAGGAGTGTCAGGTGGAGCTGATTCTACATGTTTATTATATTTGTTAAATAAATTGTCTAAAAGACTTAATCTTAAGTTGACTGCGATACATATAAATCATATGATACGAGGAGACGAAGCATTAAGGGATGAAAGACACGTTGTTGATTTTTGTAGGGAGCTTAATATTGATATAATAGTTGAGAGAATAGATGTAATAAAACTTGCAAAGGATAGAAAAATATCGACAGAGGAAGCGGGAAGAAATGCAAGATATAGTACATTTTATAAGTATAAAGATAAGCTTGGAGCACAGAAAATAGCAGTTGCACACAATAAGAATGACAATGTAGAGACAGTTATTATGAATATAGTAAGAGGAAGTGGCCTGGATGGATTAGGGGGAATTGATGCCCAAAGAGATGTTATTGTAAGGCCAATAATAACACTTAGTCGAGATGAGATAGAAAAATATTGCCAATTAGAAGATTTGGATTATGTTGTAGATAGTACTAATTGTGAAGTCATATATACTCGTAATAAAGTTAGATTAAAGCTAATAAAAGAGATTGACGATATGTTCGATGTGGATATAGTTTCCAAGATCGACAGAATGTCATATTTGGTTAGAGAAGACAATAGCTTTATAGAAGGTGTGGTAGAAGAAAAGTTTGATGAGTGTGTAATAGAGACGAATGATAGTAGTGTTTTGCTTGATGTGGAGAAATTAAGATTACTTCATAAGGCTATACAAAGGAGGGTGTTAAGAAGAGCAATAGTTAAGGTAAATAAAGTTATTAACAAAATAGAGTATAAGCACATAGAGGATATGTTAAAATTAATATGTGTGAATAAGTCGGGGCTTTGGTTAGATTTACCTCAAGGGATTGGGGCATATAGGGATTACAATAGATTAAAAATTTGCAAGAAGCCTAAGAAGGAAGTTATAGAAAATAAAGAAATAGACATTGATATATTGGTTGGTGATACGAAAATACAAATTGATGACAGGTGGGTGTTGGAGATAGAGGTTTTAGATTTAGGGCAAGAAAAAAAAGTTAACGATGCATATACAAAATATTTTGATTATGATATATTAAGTGAAGGGCTAAAATTGAGACAAAGGAGGAATGGAGATAAATTTAGACCAATAAATTTTAATGGCACCAAGAAGCTTAAAAAATATTTCATAGATAAAAAAATTTCAAAACCCGAAAGAGATAAGATGTATCTTTTAGCAAAGGGAAGTGAAATTATTTGGATTATAGGAGAAAATGTAAGTGAGAAATTTAGGGTAACTAAGTATAGTAAAAAAATAGTTAGATTTACGTTAGCTTCTGTGATATAA